GCGTGGCCGCGGGATTCGCAAAATACCCGAGCGGGCGCAGTTCGATGCCGGCATCAAGCGCCGCCTGCGCCACACGGGCTTCGAGCGGAATGCGGCCACGCTCGTCAGGCAGGAAGTGCGTGCACAAGTCCAGCCCCGCATCGGCCGGGCCACAGCGCAAGCGTTCGTCAAGACGGTCGCTCAGCGCCGCCATCAGCGCTGAGCGTCGTTCGGCATACGCGTCGCGCGTGCGCCGGATGTGGCGCATGAAGTGGCCTTCGCCGATGAAGTCGGCCAGCACCGCCTGCGGCAGGATCGCGCCCTGGCGGTCGATCAGCGCTTTCGCGCGCGCGAGCGGTTCGGCCAGCGCCGGCGGCGCGACGACGTAGCCGAGCCGCAGCGCCGGAAACAGCACCTTCGAGAACGTGCCCACGTAGATCACGCAACCTGCGCGGTCGAGGCTTTGCAGCGACGCCAGCGGCGGGCCGGTGTAGCGGTACTCGCTGTCGTAATCATCCTCGATCACCCAGGCGCGGTTGGCGGTCGCCCAGCGCAGCAGTTCGAGCCGGCGCGCGAGGCTCATCGTCACGCCCAGCGGCAGCTGGTGCGACGGGGTGGTGAACACCATGCGCGCGTCGGGATAATGCAGCGCGCCGTACGCCACATCCATCCCTTCGTCGGTCACCGGCACGGTGCACAGGCGCGCCCCGGCCACCTGCATCGGCGCGCTGGCTCCCTGGTAGCCGGGCGACTCGAGCCAGACACCGTCGCCGGGCGCGAGCAGCAGTTGGGACAGCAGGTACAAGGCCTGCTGCGAACCGGACGTGATCACGATCTGCGCCGGTTCGCACACGACGCCGCGCGAAGCGCGCAGGTAAGCGCACAGCAGTTCGCGCAGCGGGGCGTAGCCGTTGGCGGCGCCATAGCCGAGATAGGGACCGGAACGATGCGCGCGCCGTAACTGGCGCGCTTCGAGCTTGCGCCACAGGTCGAACGGAAACAGGTCCAGGCCCGGCATGCTGGGGCGGAAAGCGCGCGGCGGACCATCGCGCAACGGCGCCCGGCCCATGGCGGTGGCCATGGCCGCGCCGCGTGCCGGCAATGCCCGTAGCAGGCCATCGGTCCGGGGCGGCCTGCGCGCAAGCGGCAAGGCTTCGTCGACAAACGTGCCCTGACCCACGCCGCCACGCAGATAACCTTCGGCAGTGAGTTGATCGTAGGCAGCCAGCACGGTCTGGCGCGATATCCCCAGCGCGACGCACAGCGTGCGTGTGGCCGGCAGGCGTGCGCCGGGGGCCAGCGTGCCCTGCAGGATGGCGTCTTTGAGCCGTGCGTACAGCTGGCGAAACAGGGGGATCTCACCGCTGCGTTCAAGCGGCGTAGCGGCAATCAGGTCGTGGGCATGCATGGTGGGCAGAATCATATTGGTACGCCCATCTTTACTGTAATTGGCTATTTTGGAAAGCCAATTTGTAGCCGAGGATACGGGTCTACTCTGGAGACACATTGCATGTATTGCCCTGCCCGTTTTGCCCAGCCTGACAGCACCAGCCTGCACGACCTGATTGCCGCCCACCCGTTGGGCATGCTGGTGACGCACAGCGACGGCCTGCCGGACGCCGATCATCTGCCATTTGATGTGTACGCCAGCGAGGGGGTGCTGCGCACGCATGTCGCGCGCCGCAATCCCGTCTGGCAGCGCGACGGGCAGCAGGTGCTGGTCGTGTTTCGCGGACCATCGGGGTATGCCACGCCGGACCGCGTGGAAAAAGAGGAAACGGGGGGCCGCGTGGTGCCCACCTGGACTTACAACGTGGTGCACGTGCACGGACGGCTGCGCACGATCGACGAGCCGGCCTGGCTGCTGGCACAGGTGACGCGTCTGACCAACCGCATGGAATGCACGCAAGCTGCGCCATGGGCGGTGAGCGATGCACCGAACGATTACATTGAGGGGATGCTGAACGCCATCGTCGGCATCGAAATCGTGATCGAACGGATTGAAGGGAAATGGAAAACCGAGCCGGCGCCAAGGGTACGGACGACCTCTGGCGCCGGCCCGGTCAATGCCAAATCTTAGTGGCTGGCGCCGGTATGGCCTGCGGCGCCCGAGCTGCCGGTGCTGCCCATTTTGCCGCTAGCAACTTGCTCGGCGTGCTTCAGGTGCTCTTGCACGACCGGGATGGTCTTGTCGACCTGCCCCTTGACGTCAGCATCCTTGGCCGCTTTCGAGGCTTTTTGCAGCTTGGCCAGCGTGTCCTTGTGCGCTGCCACGCCGCCCTGCTTCGTGTAGGCCTTGTCGAACGCGTCGCCGTTTGCCTTTTCCAGCTTGGCGGCCAGCGCCTTGTGCTTGGCGTCGAGTTCAGTCGGCAGGGTCACGCCCTTCGATTGTGCCAGAGTCTGCACTTCGGTCAGCGCCTTGCCATGGTCGTCGACCATTTTCTGACCGAACGCTTTCACATCGGCATTCTGGCTCTTGCTTTGCGCCATTTTGCCCATTTCGACCTCCGCCATGTTCGACATCGCCATGTCCATGATGGCCTTGCGATCGGCAGCGGTCAGCTTGGCCGTGCCACTGCCGGTGGTGGCGGTCGCGCTGGCACCCATCTGGGTGGAGGCGGTTTGCGCCTGCGCGCCAACCGAACCGAACATGGCTGCGGCGACCGACACGGCCAACAGGCGCTTGATGAATTGGGTTTTCTGCATGGTGTATCTCCTGGTTCTTGACATTGTGTATGTTTGGTCGATTCAAGACTGCCTGTCGAACCCGTCGTTACGACGGTTATCAACGAAACAACATCGAGTGAGCAGACTGTATACCTGCGTTATTGTTACCAGCGCTCGATAGCCAATAGGAAACTTTCAATCAAAAAAGCCAGCCTTGATGGCTGGCTTTGTATCACCGGAATTGCAATGTTGCCGTCAGATCGCCCGGCGGACGGGCCCCGCGCCCTTCGAACGCGGCGTTACGCAAGGCCAGGCCTTCCAGCAGCGGCAAACCGTGCAGGCGCGTGATGAAGCGCAATACCGAGGTCGTGTCATAGAAATTGTGGTCGACCGCGCCCCGCTTGGCGTGCGGCGACACCACGATCGCCGGGATGCGCGAGCCCGGGCCCCAGCGGTCACCCTTCGGCGGGGCCACATGGTCCCACCAGCCACCGTTCTCGTCGAAGGTAATCACGACCACCATGTCTTTCCACTGCGGTGATTTTTTCAGGTGCTCGATGACGTTGGCGACATGGGCGTCGCCCGATTCGATGTCCGAGTACCCGGCGTGCAGGTTCAGGTTGCCTTGCGGCTTGTAGAACGCGACCGCCGGCAGCTTGCCGGCAATGACGTCGGCAATGAAGCGGTTCGAGATCGGGCTGTCGCCCAGGCCGCCGTCACGCAAGTGGTCGGCGCGCGCCTTCGTTCCCGGGGCGAACTGCCTGAAGTAATTGAATGGCTGGTGGTGGTACTGGAAGTTGGGCTTCTGGCCGGCGCCGCGGCCATCGAGCGCCGCTTGCTGGCCGCCGCCATACCAGGCCCAGCTCACACCGCGCCGGGACAACAGGTCGCCGATCGTGTCGTAGGTTTGCGGCGGCAACACGCTGGCATCTTGCGGGTCGGCGTGCAGCGGGTTGCCATCGACGGCCGGGCGGACCCAGCTCGGCTGATATGGCGGCGCCATCGTGTTGACGGCGTAACCGTCGGGCGTCATCGCGCCGTTGCGCACGACCTTGGGCGGACCACCCAGCGCCGAGGCCGGTGAATCGGGTTGCAGCGCCAGGCGCACGCCCTGCGGGCCATCGGCCAGCACCGCAATCTTCGACTTGGCCGCCGTCTGCGCAGCATGGAAGTATTCCGGCACCCGCCCGCTGATCAGGAACTGGTGATTCAGGTACGAGCCGCCAAAAGCGGCCATGAAGAAGTTGTCGCACAGCGTGAATTCGCGCGCGATCTGCCACAAGCCGAGGTTCTTTGATGTTTCGCCGTAATAGCCCATCACCATGCCACCAGCATCGGACCACGCGGCAAAGCCGTCGTTGCGCCCGCCATTGATCTGCATCTGGTTGTGATAGAACTGATGCACCAGGTCGCGCGTGACGATGGACTCCGGCAGCGGCTTGCCATCGCCGTCGGTCAGCTTGAACGGCGCGTTCGGCAGTCTGGTCAATTGCTTCTCGTCGATCAGGTATTCCTTGCCGCCGATATTCTGTCGGCCCGGCACCATGCCGCCCCAGATTTTGGGCAGGGTGGGCAGGACCGAACCATCGCGGTCGCGCTGCTGCAGGCGCGCCGCAGGTACACTTGCGAGAGGCTCGGCCAGCCCGGGAAAATCGGCAAACAGGTTGTTGAAGCTGCGGTTTTCCAGATAGATCACGACCACGTTCTTGACGTGGGCGCGCAGTTTGGCGTCGAGCGAACTCTTGGCGGGCGCCCGGCCGGCGGTGGGCGCAGCGCTTGCCACACCGGGCAGTGTACCGGCGCCGGCCACCACGCCAGCGGCCGCAGCGGCCTGGAAGATGCGCCTGCGCGCGGGATTGCCTGGCTGGGTGGACGCGTCCGGTCCGGAATCTTGCTCGTGCACGTATTGCTCCTGTCGCTGGCGGTCAAGGCGACCGCAAAGCAGGCATTATCCGTGTACTTTACAAAGGGAAACAAGCAAGAGAAAACGAATTCGTCCGGATCGTCAAACGGTTGTCACATTTAAGCAGCACAATGCAAGTGCTCCTTGGGAAGGGAACGCGGCAGCGCGAGCTGCCCTACCGGCGCCGGCGGTCGGGAAATATACCGGCACCAATTTACAGAGATGCACCCCACGACACGGCCCCGACGCGGGCCGTGTCCTTTATTTCAGTTCAACCGTACAGTGGCACCAGGATGTCGTAGGCATTGTCCGGCCGCGCGCCATCGTCGACGGTCGGCGTGTAGCGGCGGTCGTACCGTTCGAGGCGAATCCCCTCTTCATCGGCTTCCATGCCCAGTTGCTCCATCGCCGCCGTGCCGGTCACACGCGAGGCTTGCGCATGCACCATCGGGCCGCGGTGCGTCATCAGCGCGTAGCGGCGTGCCGGCACCTGGATACCG
This window of the Oxalobacteraceae sp. CFBP 8761 genome carries:
- a CDS encoding PLP-dependent aminotransferase family protein, which gives rise to MHAHDLIAATPLERSGEIPLFRQLYARLKDAILQGTLAPGARLPATRTLCVALGISRQTVLAAYDQLTAEGYLRGGVGQGTFVDEALPLARRPPRTDGLLRALPARGAAMATAMGRAPLRDGPPRAFRPSMPGLDLFPFDLWRKLEARQLRRAHRSGPYLGYGAANGYAPLRELLCAYLRASRGVVCEPAQIVITSGSQQALYLLSQLLLAPGDGVWLESPGYQGASAPMQVAGARLCTVPVTDEGMDVAYGALHYPDARMVFTTPSHQLPLGVTMSLARRLELLRWATANRAWVIEDDYDSEYRYTGPPLASLQSLDRAGCVIYVGTFSKVLFPALRLGYVVAPPALAEPLARAKALIDRQGAILPQAVLADFIGEGHFMRHIRRTRDAYAERRSALMAALSDRLDERLRCGPADAGLDLCTHFLPDERGRIPLEARVAQAALDAGIELRPLGYFANPAATPACAVAPGLLLGFSAVPPADIRRGVAALAKVIEAQWPASARRGKV
- a CDS encoding FMN-binding negative transcriptional regulator, which produces MYCPARFAQPDSTSLHDLIAAHPLGMLVTHSDGLPDADHLPFDVYASEGVLRTHVARRNPVWQRDGQQVLVVFRGPSGYATPDRVEKEETGGRVVPTWTYNVVHVHGRLRTIDEPAWLLAQVTRLTNRMECTQAAPWAVSDAPNDYIEGMLNAIVGIEIVIERIEGKWKTEPAPRVRTTSGAGPVNAKS
- a CDS encoding DUF4142 domain-containing protein is translated as MQKTQFIKRLLAVSVAAAMFGSVGAQAQTASTQMGASATATTGSGTAKLTAADRKAIMDMAMSNMAEVEMGKMAQSKSQNADVKAFGQKMVDDHGKALTEVQTLAQSKGVTLPTELDAKHKALAAKLEKANGDAFDKAYTKQGGVAAHKDTLAKLQKASKAAKDADVKGQVDKTIPVVQEHLKHAEQVASGKMGSTGSSGAAGHTGASH
- a CDS encoding acid phosphatase; translated protein: MHEQDSGPDASTQPGNPARRRIFQAAAAAGVVAGAGTLPGVASAAPTAGRAPAKSSLDAKLRAHVKNVVVIYLENRSFNNLFADFPGLAEPLASVPAARLQQRDRDGSVLPTLPKIWGGMVPGRQNIGGKEYLIDEKQLTRLPNAPFKLTDGDGKPLPESIVTRDLVHQFYHNQMQINGGRNDGFAAWSDAGGMVMGYYGETSKNLGLWQIAREFTLCDNFFMAAFGGSYLNHQFLISGRVPEYFHAAQTAAKSKIAVLADGPQGVRLALQPDSPASALGGPPKVVRNGAMTPDGYAVNTMAPPYQPSWVRPAVDGNPLHADPQDASVLPPQTYDTIGDLLSRRGVSWAWYGGGQQAALDGRGAGQKPNFQYHHQPFNYFRQFAPGTKARADHLRDGGLGDSPISNRFIADVIAGKLPAVAFYKPQGNLNLHAGYSDIESGDAHVANVIEHLKKSPQWKDMVVVITFDENGGWWDHVAPPKGDRWGPGSRIPAIVVSPHAKRGAVDHNFYDTTSVLRFITRLHGLPLLEGLALRNAAFEGRGARPPGDLTATLQFR